The following DNA comes from Microbacterium terregens.
GATGAGATCGCAGGCGTCAATATGTATCTCGAAGCTGGTGGCATCCGAGAGCTGCATTGGCATCAGACCGCCGAGTGGGCACTGATGACTCGTGGCGGATGCCGCGTGACCACACTCAGCCGCGCAGGCCTGCCGAGCGTTGAAGACGTCTTCGAGGGCGACCTGTGGTTCTTCCCCCCCGGCCTCCCGCATTCGCTGCAAGGTCTTGGCCCGGACGGCGCGGAGTTCGTCCTCGCCTTCGACGACGGTGCGCAGTCCGAGAGCAACACGCTCCTGCTAACCGACTGGTTCGCGCATACACCTCCAGAGGTGTTGGCCAAGAACTTCGGAGTCGCGCAGGAAGTTTTCCAAGACATCCCGCTGCACGACCTCTGGATCTTTCCGGGCGATGTCCCCGGGGACTTGGAAGCGGACCAGCTCGCCGCCGGCGTGCAATGGGGCGGGACAGAACCGGTGATCTTCCGTCTCGGGCAGTCCGTGCCGGTGCACGAGAACAGCGGAGGACGAATCCAGATCGCGGACAGCGCGAATTTCCCCGCCTCCACGACGGTCGCAGCTGCGCTGACCACAGTGGAACCTGGTGGGATGCGCGAGCTGCACTGGCACCCGAATGCCGACGAATGGCAGTACTACCTCAAAGGCTCGGCACGGATGACGGTGTTCAACACTGGCCCGCACGCGAACACGATGGACTTCAAGGCTGGTGACGTCGGTGTCGTCCAGCGAAACTTCGGCCACTACGTAGAGAACACCGGTGATGAAACGCTC
Coding sequences within:
- a CDS encoding cupin domain-containing protein gives rise to the protein MMDESGTAAPHHEVPTFGNPDLPPEGLVNTEGDPESTKMTGPRNPVLEGQFPSALTAPATDISTQPFFWSSFNISPRRVQRGGWARELTQSDFAISDEIAGVNMYLEAGGIRELHWHQTAEWALMTRGGCRVTTLSRAGLPSVEDVFEGDLWFFPPGLPHSLQGLGPDGAEFVLAFDDGAQSESNTLLLTDWFAHTPPEVLAKNFGVAQEVFQDIPLHDLWIFPGDVPGDLEADQLAAGVQWGGTEPVIFRLGQSVPVHENSGGRIQIADSANFPASTTVAAALTTVEPGGMRELHWHPNADEWQYYLKGSARMTVFNTGPHANTMDFKAGDVGVVQRNFGHYVENTGDETLVYLETFRSDHYEEVSLANWLAHLPPKLVAQHLNIPESVIALFPRQTQGIVPLR